In Candida dubliniensis CD36 chromosome 6, complete sequence, the following are encoded in one genomic region:
- a CDS encoding arrestin-like protein, putative (Similar to S. cerevisiae ALY2) produces the protein MNIPNSPLFAPQQLTNHHSTPTNSNNDKGTTTSTPTSKNHLNKSSSLSSAVLTPTLPEKPTVSTSSLAVYIVPSEQNLFVQGFEEHIYLSRPPTILRGSLVVKVLKPTKIKSISLTFKGIQRTDWPEGIPPKKNQYNEINEIITHTWPFVQGNINDKLPHNGADYFIEKDGTTHQGGINASFEDDFSSVRSSTPPPPALGHSATSPSSTLSPTRKSHREEQSSNNAANFFTRNLSPSFIRRGKSSSISSMAEVGKTSSFIDLIPTTSSPSPGDSHSNIIHFSPGDYIYNFEHPLPASIPESCNATFGSTSYYLEVSINRPGAFKTNLAGRLPINIIRTLAESSLEENESIVITRDWEDQLRYDIVIGAKSVVLDSYLPLAFRFVPLWGKVALHRIRVYLTENLEYYCSNKKVHRMEPSKKYLLLEHKAKKGRSLLSSKNPEDESSTDSLNDFDDDILPKELEFQLFVPTELNARTNSRLHPDTSYENIQAHHWIKICLRISKQDPENPEKRKHYEISIDSPLHVLSHLCSHNNTLLPAYDDLIPSMSLVHSHNELPPLSPGVTPVEHTERPRNGSVSNQILGMFNSNNNGNSQSRSSSLSRENENGRSSTPIEFHHISSGLESAGAVEREADMHLEANLYQPKENAISAINSPQALPHPDTFSSPVISSPVQRPIHLIRKPSVNPPPFDADVPPPSSIPPPAYEECDPEGRRGSNGYGRDLSVTSDNSRSLSLSPLRIDEPSESGTTSSTRPSVTTNSFPSTAIASNTPVRDLLIQQLNGSGSSSLVTPTELVEPTTKIDDNIPVDSPVPQIEIHNENNDEIHGNNVSTESISSLRRSSFNSERGSNSNGHDQDRASNREGEPETETEEEEDITDYPSPILPPTAVHGMAKISRTSSAASTTSINSAEIPVEQTIPLLSLVPSHTSQANIDSYNKGRNESVGSLLYEVAKPTEFYNGLESSAGVDNDFFKVMSSSLSKLRNPRLAKHYQDQES, from the coding sequence ATGAATATACCCAATTCACCACTATTTGCGCCGCAGCAACTAACAAACCATCATAGCACACCAACTAACTCCAATAATGACAAAGGAACTACCACATCCACTCCCACTTCTAAAAACCATCTaaataaatcttcatcCTTGTCACTGGCGGTGTTAACTCCCACTTTACCCGAGAAACCCACTGTCTCAACTTCGTCATTAGCGGTATACATTGTTCCTTCCGAACAGAATCTATTTGTCCAAGGGTTTGAAGaacatatatatttatcaagACCACCAACAATATTACGAGGGTCTTTGGTTGTAAAGGTATTAAAACCAactaaaatcaaatcaataagTTTAACATTTAAAGGAATTCAAAGAACAGATTGGCCTGAAGGTATACCACCTAAAAAGAACCAGTATAATGAAATAAACGAGATTATCACTCATACTTGGCCATTTGTACAAGGAAACATTAATGACAAATTGCCTCACAATGGAGCAGATTAtttcattgaaaaagatgGAACCACTCATCAGGGTGGTATTAATGCTAGTTTTGAAGATGACTTTTCATCAGTAAGATCAAGTACTCCACCTCCGCCTGCATTGGGACACCTGGCAACAAGTCCATCATCCACTCTTTCTCCTACTCGAAAATCACACCGCGAGGAACAATCAAGTAACAATGCAGCTAACTTTTTCACCCGAAATTTATCACCAAGTTTTATTCGAAGAGGAAAATCATCTTCCATTTCCTCAATGGCAGAAGTAGGGAAGACAAgttcatttattgatttgattccAACAACGTCTTCTCCTAGTCCAGGTGATAGCCATTCAAAcattattcatttttcCCCTGGTGATTACATTTACAACTTTGAACACCCATTGCCAGCATCCATTCCTGAATCATGTAATGCCACATTTGGGAGTACATCATATTATTTGGAAGTAAGTATCAATCGACCTGGTGCTTTTAAAACCAATTTAGCAGGCAGATTACCAATTAATATAATTAGAACCCTTGCTGAATCAAGTTTGGAAGAGAATGAGTCTATCGTCATTACCAGAGATTGGGAAGACCAACTTCGATATGATATTGTGATAGGTGCCAAGTCTGTTGTGTTGGATCTGTATTTACCCTTGGCCTTTAGATTTGTTCCACTTTGGGGTAAAGTAGCTCTACACAGAATCAGAGTATATTTGACAGAAAATTTGGAATATTATTGTTCCAATAAAAAAGTACACCGGATGGAACCTTCTAAGaaatatttgttattaGAACACAAGGCCAAGAAGGGGAGATCGTTACTTTCATCCAAAAACCCAGAAGATGAATCATCAACTGATAGTTTAAACGATTTTGATGACGACATTTTACCGAAAGAACTagaatttcaattgtttgtgCCCACGGAATTAAACGCAAGAACAAATAGTCGTCTTCATCCTGATACATCATATGAGAATATCCAGGCTCATCATTGGATTAAAATTTGCTTGCGTATTAGTAAACAGGATCCAGAGAACCCTGAGAAGAGAAAACATTACGAAATCAGCATCGATTCCCCATTACATGTATTGAGTCATTTGTGTTCACACAACAATACATTATTACCTGCTTACGATGATTTGATTCCTAGCATGTCATTAGTTCACAGTCATAACGAGCTCCCACCTCTTTCACCTGGGGTTACACCCGTGGAACATACAGAAAGACCCCGAAATGGAAGTGTTAGCAACCAAATTTTGGGTATGTTCAATAGTAACAATAATGGAAATAGTCAATCACGTAGCAGTAGTTTGTCTCGAGAAAACGAAAACGGACGCTCACTGACGCCAATAGAGTTTCATCATATTTCTTCTGGTCTTGAAAGTGCTGGAGCCGTTGAGAGAGAAGCCGATATGCATTTAGAAGCTAATTTGTACCAACCAAAGGAGAATGCTATTAGTGCTATAAATTCACCACAGGCATTACCACATCCTGATACGTTTTCATCACCAGTAATTCTGCTGCCAGTGCAACGACCAATCCATTTAATTCGGAAACCATCAGTCAACCCACCTCCTTTCGATGCTGACGTACCACCGCCTTCTTCGATTCCACCACCTGCATATGAAGAATGTGACCCAGAAGGTAGACGCGGTTCTAATGGTTATGGAAGAGATTTATCTGTTACTAGTGACAACAGTCGTTCATTAAGTTTATCTCCATTGAGAATAGATGAACCTAGTGAGAGTGGAACCACTTCTTCAACTAGACCTAGCGTTACCACTAATAGTTTCCCTTCTACTGCTATTGCTAGTAACACTCCTGTTAGAGATTTATTGatacaacaattgaatggTTCTGGAAGTTCCAGTCTTGTTACCCCAACTGAATTGGTTGAACCTACAACTAAAATTGACGACAATATTCCCGTTGATAGTCCTGTCCCACAGATTGAAATTCACAATGAGAATAATGATGAGATTCATGGCAACAACGTGAGTActgaatcaatttcttctcttCGTCGATCAAGTTTTAATAGTGAACGTGGTAGCAATAGTAATGGGCACGACCAGGACAGGGCACTGAATCGTGAAGGGGAACCGGAAACGGAAAcggaagaagaagaagatattaCGGATTATCCATCACCAATACTCCCACCTACAGCAGTGCATGGAATGGCTAAGATATCACGTACTTCATCAGCCGCATCAACCACATCAATAAACTCTGCAGAAATTCCCGTTGAACAAACTATTCCATTACTCAGTCTTGTTCCGTCGCATACTTCTCAAGCTAATATAGATTCTTATAATAAGGGCCGTAATGAATCAGTGGGTTCTTTGTTATATGAAGTTGCTAAACCTACAGAGTTTTATAATGGGTTAGAATCTAGTGCTGGTGTTGATAACGATTTCTTTAAAGTAATGAGTAGTAGCTTGAGTAAATTACGGAATCCTCGGCTTGCTAAACATTATCAAGATCAAGAGAGTTAA
- a CDS encoding carbamoylphosphate:L-ornithine carbamoyltransferase, putative (Similar to S. cerevisiae ARG3;~In S. cerevisiae: catalyzes the sixth step in the biosynthesis of the arginine precursor ornithine) → MMSSVRTITTTRLLSTTPIKAAATSQTPRHLINIAQLTNDEFSSLINKAYQFKQLVKSDKPSIENHQKLLGKLVALLFTKRSTRTRISTEGAASFFGAQPMFLGKDDIQLGVNESMYDTTKVISSMTSCIFARVNKHQDILDLCQHSSVPIVNSLCDKYHPLQAIADLLTIKEQFGDNLKGLKLTWIGDANNVINDLSIACLKLGINVSISIPKNITFDQDVVEIAEKLAKEQNLSFEIVNDPIVALNNANIVVTDTWISMGEEEQKLAKLKQFEGYQITQEMCKLGKVNSNWKFMHCLPRHSEEVADDVFYSDNSVVFEEAENRLYAAMAVIDGFVINKGDLLK, encoded by the coding sequence ATGATGTCTTCAGTTAGAACTATTACTACAACTAGATTATTATCCACTACTCCAATCAAAGCAGCAGCAACTTCGCAAACACCACGTcatttgatcaatataGCTCAATTGAccaatgatgaattttcttcattgataaataaagCTTATCAATTCAAGCAATTGGTCAAATCAGACAAAccatcaattgaaaatcatcaaaaattgttggGTAAATTAGTTGCTTTATTATTCACAAAGAGATCCACCAGAACCAGAATAAGTACTGAAGGAGCTGCATCATTTTTTGGAGCTCAACCAATGTTTTTAGGTAAAGATGATATTCAATTAGGCGTCAATGAATCAATGTATGATACCACAAAAGTTATCAGTTCAATGACATCGTGTATTTTTGCTCGTGTCAATAAACATCAAGACATTTTAGATTTATGTCAACATAGTTCAGTTCCAATTGTTAATTCATTGTGTGACAAGTATCATCCCTTGCAGGCCATAGCTGATTTATTGACCATAAAGGAACAATTTGGTGATAATTTAAAGGGGTTAAAATTAACATGGATTGGTGATGCTAATAATGtcattaatgatttatctaTTGCTTGTTTGAAATTAGGTATAAATGTATCGATTTCAATACCTAAAAATATCACATTTGATCAGGATGTGGTTGAAATAGCTGAAAAATTAGCTAAAGAACAAAATTTgagttttgaaattgttaatGATCCTATAGTTGCTTTGAATAATGCAAATATTGTGGTCACTGACACTTGGATCTCTATGggtgaagaagaacaaaaattggctaaattaaaacaatttgaagGTTATCAAATTACTCAAGAAATGTGTAAATTAGGTAAAGTCAATTCGAATTGGAAGTTTATGCATTGTTTACCTAGACATTCTGAAGAAGTTGCTGATGATGTGTTTTATAGTGACAATTCAGTAGTTTTTGAAGAAGCAGAAAATAGATTATATGCTGCTATGGCTGTGATTGATGGATTTGTCATCAATAAAGgtgatttattgaaataa
- a CDS encoding DNA-directed RNA polymerase III subunit, putative (Similar to S. cerevisiae RPC34;~In S. cerevisiae: subunit specific to RNA Pol III, the tRNA specific polymerase; interacts with TFIIIB70 and is a key determinant in pol III recruitment by the preinitiation complex), protein MSGVLVSDKARHLYTKMREYPNSKLFDQDELQTLFDIKKGSELMEYLQELVNGKYVKISKMGDQLKFQTVAEEEAKKVSSMSDDEAMIYSYIEASGREGIWTKTIKAKTNLHQHIVQKCLKNLENNRYIKSIKSVKHPTRKIYMLYNLQPSIDVTGGPWFTDSELDTEFIETLLEVCWRFIVGKTMYIKDENADTEDSNPLQTTYHNHHPGVNLDQLVEFINNSNITSVELGINDIRSLCDVLIYDDRIEEVGGNQENSGIFKATWQSIIDKGNTILQNNYQDLKNAVSDDCLNYLQQNQSDFSVFQYKSTIQDLQDESDLVYLDSWMNE, encoded by the coding sequence ATGAGTGGAGTATTAGTATCAGATAAGGCGCGTCATCTTTATACAAAGATGCGGGAGTACCCAAACTCCAAACTCTTTGATCAAGATGAATTACAAACATTATTTGACATCAAAAAGGGGTCTGAATTGATGGaatatttacaagaattagTCAATGGGAAATATGTCAAAATCAGTAAAATGGGagatcaattaaaattcCAAACTGTagctgaagaagaagctaAAAAAGTGTCATCAATGTCTGATGATGAAGCCATGATTTATTCTTATATTGAAGCTTCCGGTCGTGAAGGGATTTGGACTAAAACCATCAAAGCCAAAACCAATTTACATCAACATATTGTCCAGAaatgtttgaaaaatttggaaaataatCGATACATTAAAAGTATAAAATCGGTGAAGCAtccaacaagaaaaatttatatgTTGTATAATTTGCAACCTAGTATTGATGTTACTGGTGGTCCATGGTTTACTGATTCAGAATTGGACACGGAATTTATAGAGACATTATTAGAAGTGTGTTGGAGATTTATTGTTGGTAAAACCATGTATATAAAGGATGAAAATGCCGATACTGAAGATAGTAACCCACTTCAAACAACATACCATAACCATCATCCAGGAGTAAATTTGGATCAACTTGTTGAGTTTATAAACAATAGTAATATCACTAGTGTTGAGTTGGgtattaatgatattagATCATTATGTGACGTGCTAATCTATGACGACAGAATAGAAGAAGTTGGTGGGAATCAAGAAAATAGTGGGATTTTTAAAGCCACTTGGCAAAGTATAATAGATAAAGGTAACACAATTCTACAAAACAATTAtcaagatttgaaaaatgctGTTTCTGATGATTGTCTTAATTATttacaacaaaatcaatccGATTTCAGTGTTTTTCAATACAAATCCACTATCCAAGATCTTCAAGATGAATCAGATCTAGTGTATTTGGATAGTTGGATGAACGAGTAA
- a CDS encoding conserved hypothetical protein (possibly Candida-specific) — MRFLLVPARCRISIIPKLAFPRISFYKNYSFTPETTLNRRGDIETPNPRLKILDNFDPENKPNETSAVYTRFGWFYIPTEFYLDGKIGVEIQNSLDDNGVTSQTPKSEIQRLILEWCRDQPYETKKKYTRKRASKKEAPEVILDRLFNDAKNGSVGEHKHEPTVEGLPYEIEKAMLKVTSRSVFAKFDESTGKYEIKGAITQGAAYQYYLSKEWNHFRDSYITIKKTREALGKAWKNKTPEEREAMRLEFLEMLKNGKDLVAGKIVPLELRLTKTVFNDGYRLRVRSDYTKYLSRLKNIPISRES; from the coding sequence ATGAGGTTCCTTTTGGTACCGGCCAGATGCCGTATATCAATCATTCCAAAATTGGCATTCCCCAGAATATCattttacaagaattattCATTCACACCCGAGACTACTCTAAATCGTAGAGGTGACATAGAAACACCTAATCCGAGACTCAAAATCTTGGATAATTTTGATCCTGAAAACAAACCAAATGAAACGTCTGCTGTTTATACGAGATTTGGCTGGTTTTACATCCCCACAGAATTCTATTTAGATGGGAAAATTGGTGTTGAAATACAAAATTCGTTGGATGACAACGGTGTGACTTCCCAAACACCCAAGTCTGAAATTCAAAGATTGATTTTGGAATGGTGTAGAGACCAACCTTATGAgacaaagaagaagtatACGAGAAAAAGAGCTTCAAAAAAGGAAGCTCCTGAAGTGATATTGGACAGATTGTTTAACGATGCTAAAAATGGGTCCGTGGGGGAACACAAGCATGAACCAACTGTGGAAGGTTTACcatatgaaattgaaaaagctATGCTTAAAGTTACATCTAGAAGTGTATTTGccaaatttgatgaaagtACAGGCaaatatgaaattaaaGGAGCCATAACTCAAGGTGCTGCATACCAATACTACCTATCGAAAGAATGGAATCACTTCAGGGATCTGTATATAActataaaaaaaactagAGAAGCATTAGGAAAGGCTTGGAAGAATAAAACACCAGAGGAGAGGGAAGCAATGAGACTAGAATTTTTGGagatgttgaaaaatggGAAAGATCTAGTTGCTGGGAAAATTGTCCCATTAGAATTAAGATTGACTAAAACTGTTTTCAATGATGGATATAGACTTAGAGTTCGTTCTGACTATACTAAATATCTTCTGAGACTCAAAAATATTCCAATTAGTAGGGAAAGCTAA
- the MDR1 gene encoding multidrug transporter (primary mechanism of fluconazole resistance in Candida dubliniensis), translating to MHYRFLRDSFVGRVVYHLSKHKYFAHPEEAKDYIVPEKYLADYKPTLGDDTSINFEKEEIDNEGEPNSTQSSSNNTVVSNTNEDDKIIVTWDGDDDPENPQNWPALQKAFFIFQISFLTTSVYMGSAVYTPGIEELMHDFGIGRVVATLPLTLFVIGYGVGPLVFSPMSENAIFGRTSIYIVTLFLFVILQIPTALVNNIAGLCILRFLGGFFASPCLATGGASVADVVKFWNLPVGLAAWSLGAVCGPSFGPFFGSILTVKASWRWTFWFMCIISGFSFVMLCFTLPETFSKTLLYRKAKRLRAITGNNRITSEGEIENSKMTSHELIIDTLWRPLEITVMEPVVLLINIYIAMVYSILYLFFEVFPIYFIGVKHFTLVELGTTYMSIVIGIVIAAFIYIPVIRQKFTKPILREEQVFPEVFIPIAIVGGILLTSGLFIFGWSANRTTHWVGPLFGAAITASGAFLIFQTLFNFMGASFKPHYIASVFASNDLFRSVIASVFPLFGAPLFDNLATPEYPVAWGSSVLGFITLLMIAIPVLFYLNGPKLRARSKYAN from the coding sequence ATGCATTACAGATTTTTAAGAGATAGTTTTGTTGGTAGAGTTGTCTACCATTTGTCCAAGCATAAATACTTTGCACATCCAGAAGAAGCTAAAGATTATATTGTCCCAGAGAAGTATTTAGCAGATTACAAGCCAACTCTTGGTGATGATACAAGTATAAATTtcgaaaaagaagaaatagatAATGAAGGTGAACCCAATTCCACTCAATCGTCTTCCAATAACACTGTAGTTAGCAACactaatgaagatgataaaaTAATTGTCACTTGggatggtgatgatgatccAGAAAATCCACAAAATTGGCCAGCTTTACAGAAAgcatttttcattttccaaatttcatttttgacAACTTCGGTGTATATGGGATCAGCAGTTTATACACCGGgtattgaagaattaatgCACGATTTTGGTATTGGAAGAGTCGTTGCTACTTTGCCATTGACATTGTTTGTTATTGGTTATGGTGTTGGTCCATTGGTTTTCAGTCCCATGTCAGAAAATGCTATATTTGGTCGAAcatcaatttatattgtcacattatttttatttgtcaTACTACAAATCCCAACTGCTTTAGTTAATAATATTGCTGGTTTATGTATATTGAGATTCTTGGGTGGATTTTTCGCTAGTCCTTGTTTGGCCACTGGTGGTGCTAGTGTTGCTGATGTGGTTAAATTCTGGAATTTACCAGTTGGATTAGCTGCTTGGAGTTTGGGTGCTGTGTGTGGTCCTAGTTTTGGTCCATTCTTTGGTTCAATCTTAACTGTCAAAGCTAGTTGGAGATGGACTTTTTGGTTCATGTGTATTATTTCTGGGTTTTCATTTGTTATGTTGTGTTTCACTTTACCAGAAACATTTAGCAAAACATTATTATATCGTAAGGCTAAAAGATTGAGAGCAATCACTGGTAATAACAGAATTACCAGTGAAggagaaattgaaaatagcAAAATGACAAGTCATGAATTGATCATTGATACATTATGGAGACCTTTAGAAATTACAGTCATGGAACCAGTTGTTCttttgattaatatttatattgcCATGGTATACAGTATTCTTTACTTGTTCTTTGAAGTGTTCCCAATTTATTTCATTGGAGTTAAACATTTCACTCTTGTTGAATTGGGTACCACATATATGTCCATTGTTATTGGTATTGTCATTGCTGCctttatttatattccAGTTATTAGACAGAAATTCACAAAACCAATATTACGCGAAGAACAAGTTTTCCCTGAAGTGTTTATTCCGATTGCCATTGTTGGTGGTATCTTGTTAACATCTGgtcttttcatttttggtTGGTCAGCAAATAGAACCACTCATTGGGTAGGTCCGTTGTTTGGTGCTGCTATTACCGCTTCTGGAGCATTTTTAATCTTCCAAACATTATTCAACTTTATGGGTGCTTCATTCAAACCTCATTATATTGCTTCAGTTTTTGCTTCTAATGATTTGTTCAGATCTGTCATTGCCTCAGTTTTCCCATTATTTGGTGCtccattatttgataatttagcTACTCCCGAATATCCTGTTGCCTGGGGTAGTTCCGTGTTGGGTTTTATCACCCTTCTTATGATTGCTATTCCAGTTTTGTTTTACTTGAATGGACCAAAGTTGAGAGCAAGATCGAAATATGCTAATTAG